The Pseudomonas sp. DG56-2 genome contains a region encoding:
- the folK gene encoding 2-amino-4-hydroxy-6-hydroxymethyldihydropteridine diphosphokinase, whose amino-acid sequence MSLNRVYLGLGSNVERERNLCAGLDALAGFLQDMRCSPVFESQAVGIKSGPFINLVVTGLTDLPLMELDRRLKFIEADNGRYAPDRKGLPLDIDVLMYNDMHGSFDGLLLPRAEILKNAFVLWPLALIAPELWHPGAGKTMGQLWNEARIDQVLAPVPFEWRGQQLTSL is encoded by the coding sequence ATGTCTCTGAACCGGGTTTACCTTGGTCTTGGCAGCAATGTCGAGCGTGAGCGGAATCTGTGTGCGGGGCTCGACGCCCTGGCTGGTTTTCTCCAGGACATGCGCTGTTCGCCGGTTTTCGAAAGCCAGGCTGTCGGGATCAAGAGTGGTCCATTTATCAATTTGGTAGTCACCGGACTTACTGATTTGCCGCTGATGGAACTGGATCGCCGGCTCAAGTTCATCGAGGCGGATAATGGCCGTTATGCGCCGGATCGCAAAGGCTTGCCGCTGGATATCGACGTGCTGATGTACAACGACATGCATGGCAGTTTCGATGGTTTGCTGCTGCCGCGCGCCGAAATTCTCAAGAATGCTTTCGTACTCTGGCCGCTGGCATTGATTGCGCCGGAGTTGTGGCATCCGGGTGCCGGGAAAACCATGGGGCAACTGTGGAATGAGGCAAGGATTGATCAGGTGCTGGCACCGGTGCCGTTTGAGTGGCGTGGGCAGCAACTGACCAGCCTCTGA
- a CDS encoding multifunctional CCA addition/repair protein — protein MQIYKVGGAVRDRLLGQPVSDIDWVVVGASAEQMQALGYRPVGTDFPVFIHPKSGEEYALARTERKSGRGYGGFTFHASPEVTLEEDLTRRDLTINAMAEDEQGNICDPYNGQKDLEARILRHVSPAFAEDPLRVLRVARFAARYAGLGFKVAAQTNDLMRQLSESGELQALTAERSWKEIARALMEDQPQVFIQVLRDCAALKELIPELDALFGVPQPPAHHPEIDCGIHTLAVLEQAARHKQPLSVRWACLLHDLGKGLTPEEEWPRHIAHEHRGLKLIKAVNQRFKVPRDCQELALLVGEFHTHCHRALELKASTLLGLLQSFDVYRRPQRFEEFIAACEMDARGRKGLEQREYPQADYLRGAAAAARAVQVQPLVQKGLTGQALGEALKGERLKALKAYVSVEP, from the coding sequence ATGCAGATCTACAAAGTCGGCGGCGCCGTACGTGACCGCTTGCTCGGCCAACCGGTCAGTGATATCGACTGGGTCGTGGTAGGCGCGAGCGCTGAGCAAATGCAGGCGTTGGGCTATCGACCTGTGGGTACCGACTTCCCGGTGTTCATCCATCCCAAAAGCGGCGAAGAGTACGCTTTGGCGCGTACCGAACGTAAAAGTGGGCGCGGTTACGGTGGCTTCACTTTCCACGCAAGCCCTGAAGTAACGCTCGAAGAAGACCTGACCCGACGCGACCTGACGATCAACGCCATGGCCGAAGATGAACAGGGAAACATTTGCGATCCCTATAACGGCCAAAAAGATCTTGAAGCTCGAATTTTACGCCATGTATCACCGGCATTCGCCGAAGATCCCCTGCGCGTCCTGCGTGTCGCACGGTTTGCCGCACGCTACGCTGGACTGGGCTTCAAGGTAGCCGCGCAAACCAACGATTTGATGCGTCAACTCAGTGAGTCCGGCGAACTTCAGGCGCTTACCGCCGAACGCAGCTGGAAGGAAATTGCCCGCGCACTGATGGAAGACCAACCGCAGGTTTTCATCCAGGTTCTGCGCGATTGCGCTGCGCTAAAAGAATTGATTCCAGAGCTGGACGCATTGTTTGGCGTACCTCAGCCACCCGCCCATCACCCCGAAATCGACTGCGGCATACACACCCTGGCTGTTCTCGAGCAAGCGGCACGGCACAAGCAGCCGCTGAGCGTGCGCTGGGCCTGCCTGCTCCACGATCTGGGCAAGGGGCTTACCCCTGAGGAAGAATGGCCCAGGCACATCGCTCACGAGCACCGCGGGCTCAAACTCATCAAGGCGGTAAACCAGCGCTTCAAAGTGCCACGCGATTGCCAGGAACTGGCATTGCTGGTCGGCGAATTCCACACCCATTGCCACCGTGCCCTGGAACTCAAGGCATCGACCCTGCTGGGTTTACTGCAAAGCTTTGACGTTTACCGACGGCCGCAGCGTTTTGAGGAGTTCATTGCAGCCTGCGAGATGGATGCACGAGGACGCAAAGGGCTGGAGCAGCGCGAATATCCACAGGCTGACTACCTGCGTGGCGCCGCAGCGGCCGCGCGGGCGGTGCAAGTGCAGCCTCTGGTACAGAAAGGTCTCACCGGACAAGCGCTGGGAGAGGCGTTGAAGGGTGAGCGACTGAAAGCCTTGAAAGCTTACGTCAGCGTTGAACCTTGA
- the folB gene encoding dihydroneopterin aldolase translates to MDRVFIEGLEVDTVIGAYDWERGIRQCLRLDLRFAWDNRPAAAGDDLTLALDYASVTARIQAFAEQAEFQLVETFAERLAALLMSEFQIPWLQLKLTKPGAVSAATGVGVEIERGCL, encoded by the coding sequence TTGGACAGAGTGTTCATCGAGGGCCTGGAAGTCGACACCGTTATTGGTGCCTATGACTGGGAGCGTGGTATTCGCCAGTGCCTGCGTCTGGACCTGCGTTTTGCCTGGGACAACCGTCCGGCTGCAGCCGGAGACGATCTGACCCTGGCGCTGGACTACGCCAGTGTTACCGCACGTATTCAGGCGTTTGCCGAGCAGGCGGAGTTTCAGTTGGTCGAGACGTTCGCCGAGCGCCTTGCCGCGCTGCTGATGAGTGAGTTCCAGATTCCCTGGTTGCAGCTCAAGTTGACCAAACCTGGTGCCGTTTCGGCAGCCACAGGAGTCGGCGTGGAGATCGAGCGCGGATGTCTCTGA